From a single Brassica rapa cultivar Chiifu-401-42 chromosome A01, CAAS_Brap_v3.01, whole genome shotgun sequence genomic region:
- the LOC103830380 gene encoding S-protein homolog 9-like has product MMNRLLCFQLVITLCFGLSYAKFYEKDSVHFNNSLNPNKVLKVHCISDQDDFGDHFLSPGQTYDFSFYESITKTKVDCDLWQGPDFRFHAKFRAYKGGGFIVHYGKKNFWDAREDGIYFTHGKELPKLEYNWSIQYLITPMN; this is encoded by the coding sequence ATGATGAATCGCCTTTTGTGTTTTCAGCTTGTCATTACATTGTGCTTTGGGTTGAGTTACGCCAAGTTCTACGAGAAAGACTCCGTACATTTTAATAACTCTCTTAATCCAAACAAGGTTCTCAAAGTTCATTGTATATCGGACCAAGATGACTTTGGCGACCACTTTTTAAGCCCGGGACAAACTTATGATTTTAGCTTTTATGAAAGTATTACGAAAACAAAGGTCGATTGTGACTTATGGCAGGGACCTGATTTCAGGTTTCATGCAAAGTTCAGGGCATATAAAGGTGGTGGATTCATCGTTCATTATGGCAAGAAAAACTTTTGGGATGCCAGAGAAGATGGGATTTACTTCACACATGGTAAAGAGTTACCCAAGTTGGAGTATAATTGGTCAATTCAGTATTTAATTACTCCAATGAACTGA
- the LOC103830392 gene encoding protein GID8 homolog — MSLFRIFINQDDDDDDMATSKKVITREEWEKKLNAVKLRKQDMNTLVMNFLVTEGYVDAAAKFQRESGTKPEIDLATITDRMAVKKAVQNGHVEDAIEKVNDLNPEILDTNPELFFHLQQQRLIELIRQGKTEEALEFAQEELAPRGEENQAFLQELEKTVALLVFEDASNSPVKDLLDISHRLKTASEVNAAILTSQSHEKDPKLPSLLKMLIWAQNQLDEKAVYPHINDLSTGQLQDPPE; from the exons ATGTCACTGTTTCGGATCTTCATCAATCaggacgacgacgacgacgatatg GCTACATCGAAGAAAGTGATCACGCGTGAGGAGTGGGAGAAGAAGCTAAACGCTGTCAAGCTTAGGAAACAAGACATGAACACTCTCGTCATGAACTTTCTTGTCACCGAGGGTTACGTTGACGCTGCTGCCAAGTTCCAAAGGGAGTCTGGCACCAAAC CAGAGATCGATCTCGCCACCATCACTGATCGAATGGCTGTTAAAAAGGCTGTTCAAAACGGTCACGTCGAGGATGCTATTGAAAAAGTTAATGACTTGAATCCTGAG ATACTCGACACAAATCCGGAGCTGTTCTTTCATCTTCAGCAGCAAAGGCTGATTGAACTTATTCGACAAGGGAAGACTGAAGAAGCCTTGGAGTTTGCTCAGGAGGAACTTGCTCCACGTGGCGAAGAAAAc CAAGCGTTTCTTCAAGAACTGGAAAAAACTGTAGCGCTGCTTGTTTTTGAAGATGCCTCTAACTCTCCTGTTAAAGATCTTCTTGACATCTCCCACCGTCTTAAGACAGCAAGTGAAGTGAATGCAGCAATTCTCACTAGCCAGAGTCATGAAAAAG ATCCGAAACTTCCAAGCTTGTTGAAGATGCTGATTTGGGCTCAGAACCAGCTGGATGAGAAAGCAGTGTATCCGCACATCAATGATTTGTCTACTGGCCAGCTCCAAGACCCGCCAGAATAA
- the LOC103830402 gene encoding uncharacterized protein LOC103830402 encodes MGCCVSSGTADRTNENVSDKNTTIGEEETVVKEVLSETAFHTTSSSVQNSVMDDPVKRKIRGREEEKLKVAPDSCMTRPDSNDPEEGSEVSEICSLSLSESVSSTAVMNGYGEEEVKQRKSQRSPAKTRTRVTGNNYPTRRTDQSPHKRNNGVCNSNTGARVGSGMRDPGERSGRRSRSPATNRSVMDSDQSRVGGARTRKNGQSPGRVRFDPNKNTSDQQPYQNHGYTTEELLENPLVSLECFIFL; translated from the coding sequence ATGGGTTGCTGCGTTAGCTCCGGCACCGCTGATCGGACCAACGAGAACGTGTCCGACAAGAACACGACCATTGGCGAAGAAGAAACGGTCGTCAAAGAAGTCTTGTCAGAGACAGCATTTCACACTACTTCCTCTAGTGTCCAAAACTCAGTCATGGATGATCCGGTGAAAAGGAAGATCCGGGGAAGAGAGGAGGAAAAACTGAAAGTTGCTCCGGATTCGTGTATGACCCGACCCGACTCGAATGACCCGGAAGAAGGATCAGAGGTTTCGGAGATATGTAGCTTGAGCTTGAGTGAGAGTGTTTCTTCGACGGCTGTGATGAATGGGTACGGTGAGGAAGAAGTGAAGCAGAGGAAATCTCAGAGATCCCCGGCTAAAACTCGGACCCGAGTCACGGGTAATAATTATCCGACCCGAAGAACCGATCAGTCTCCTCATAAGAGAAACAACGGAGTGTGTAATAGTAATACTGGAGCGAGAGTCGGGTCGGGTATGAGAGACCCGGGTGAGAGATCCGGAAGAAGGTCGAGATCGCCGGCGACGAATAGATCCGTGATGGATTCGGATCAGAGTCGGGTGGGTGGGGCAAGGACTCGTAAGAATGGTCAGTCTCCGGGTCGGGTTAGGTTTGATCCGAATAAAAACACTTCGGATCAGCAACCATATCAAAACCACGGTTATACCACTGAAGAGTTGTTAGAGAACCCACTTGTTTCATTAGAGTGTTTCATATTTCTCTGA
- the LOC103849027 gene encoding defensin-like protein 206 has translation MAKNINSVSITVLLFVLLVVSTEILKSEAQTFCFECGPVPFLGTNADCFNCCQTKYGSPPVVSGVVEGSEKHCHCYC, from the exons ATGGCAAAGAACATCAACTCAGTCAGCATCACCGTTCTCTTGTTCGTCCTCTTGGTGGTTTCCACCg AAATCCTCAAGAGCGAGGCTCAAACATTTTGCTTCGAGTGCGGACCGGTGCCGTTTCTAGGTACAAATGCTGATTGCTTTAACTGTTGCCAAACCAAATACGGGAGTCCTCCTGTCGTTAGTGGCGTTGTTGAGGGAAGTGAGAAACACTGTCATTGCTATTGTTGA